From Cervus canadensis isolate Bull #8, Minnesota chromosome 28, ASM1932006v1, whole genome shotgun sequence, one genomic window encodes:
- the ZBTB9 gene encoding zinc finger and BTB domain-containing protein 9: protein MDTSTPLPSVAPSPACNPAPRTIQIEFPQHSSLLLEALNRHRLEGKFCDVSLLVQGRELRAHKAVLAAASPYFHDKLLLGDAPRLTLPSVIEADAFEGLLQLIYSGHLRLPLDALPAHLLVASGLQMWQVVDQFSEILRELENAGGGISSRGATPFHTLLSTTGGWCIHSSPCQTPAQSYASTQSPIGGEGSELGDMLQLQVEEEEEEEDEEDQGSAAPSQTPQSQKGSGSFPCPPASHPLLTSTTPCRLPEGENAPPEFPAPHTALPLKIFYVKQEPFESKEEVAGGGSQSVGVKEETKVFPGGNTEENGELGFLLPSGAGTASGGGGPSWKPVDLHGNEILSGGGGPGGAGQAVHGPVKLGGAPPADGKRFGCLCGKRFAVKPKRDRHIMLTFSLRPFGCGICNKRFKLKHHLTEHMKTHAGALHACPHCGRRFRVHACFLRHRDLCKGQGWATAHWTYK, encoded by the coding sequence ATGGATACCTCGACGCCTTTGCCTTCCgtagccccctccccagcctgcaaCCCAGCCCCACGGACGATCCAGATCGAGTTTCCTCAGCACAGCTCGTTGCTGCTGGAGGCCCTGAACCGCCACAGGCTGGAGGGAAAGTTCTGTGATGTCTCTCTCCTGGTGCAGGGCCGCGAACTgagggcccacaaagcagtgtTGGCCGCCGCTTCTCCTTACTTCCACGACAAACTACTTCTGGGGGATGCCCCGCGTCTCACCCTTCCCAGCGTTATCGAAGCCGATGCCTTCGAGGGGCTGCTCCAGCTCATTTATTCGGGGCACCTCCGTCTGCCCCTGGATGCTCTCCCTGCGCACCTCCTTGTGGCCAGTGGCCTGCAGATGTGGCAAGTGGTAGATCAGTTCTCAGAGATCCTTAGAGAACTGGAAAACGCAGGTGGTGGGATTTCATCCCGAGGAGCTACCCCTTTCCACACACTTCTTTCCACCACAGGAGGCTGGTGCATCCACTCTTCCCCTTGCCAGACCCCGGCACAGTCTTATGCTTCTACCCAGAGCCCgattggaggggaggggagtgaacTGGGAGATATGTTACAGCTTCAGgttgaagaggaagaggaggaagaagatgaggAGGACCAAGGGTCAGCAGCACCCTCTCAGACTCCTCAGTCTCAGAAAGGGTCAGGGAGTTTTCCTTGCCCTCCTGCATCCCACCCCCTGCTCACATCCACTACTCCTTGCAGGCTTCCAGAGGGCGAGAACGCCCCACCTGAGTTTCCTGCTCCTCACACTGCATTGCCCCTCAAAATCTTCTACGTCAAGCAGGAACCCTTTGAGTCCAAGGAGGAGGTAGCAGGAGGCGGAAGTCAGTCTGTAGGAGTGAAGGAGGAGACCAAAGTGTTTCCAGGAGGGAACACTGAAGAGAATGGAGAACTGGGGTTCCTACTGCCCTCAGGAGCAGGGACAGCATCTGGAGGAGGTGGTCCATCCTGGAAACCAGTGGATCTTCATGGGAATGAAATCCTGTCAGGGGGTGGGGGACCTGGGGGAGCAGGGCAGGCTGTGCACGGGCCTGTGAAGCTAGGTGGCGCACCCCCTGCAGATGGAAAACGCTTTGGTTGTTTGTGTGGGAAACGCTTTGCAGTGAAGCCAAAGCGTGACCGGCACATCATGCTGACCTTCAGCCTTCGACCCTTTGGCTGTGGCATCTGCAACAAGCGTTTCAAGCTGAAGCACCATCTGACAGAGCATATGAAGACGCATGCTGGAGCCCTACATGCCTGTCCTCACTGTGGTCGCCGGTTCAGAGTCCATGCCTGTTTCCTTCGCCATCGGGACCTCTGCAAGGGTCAGGGCTGGGCCACTGCTCACTGGACTTACAAGTGA